Proteins from one Rhodothermales bacterium genomic window:
- a CDS encoding kelch repeat-containing protein has product MHTLSRFILLFLGLSTGFAAPAAHAQSWVAGPPMPTPRAEAAVSVLGGDLYVIGGRNVAGTPLGRVERFDGSEWETVASLRDERYAAAAAAYNGQIVLMGGYEDGGEITDDVEVYVVGENDWESFEHMERDRAGHGAVVLNGSVYALGGVSGGGGPQAGTEVYDGDDWYLYAPWVLDPPRAYFGVANVGGVAYLAGGLSQFGPLDLLERYAVGAGAEALAPLPSPRGGLALAGTDGALFAIGGVDPSGTVLATVTRYDIASNTWTPVASLNTAREGAVAAVIDGTIYVVGGRDANGNVLGTMERYLLSVDDEDDTTPTAFDLGAAYPNPFAGTTTLPLRLDRAGAVTLTVYDVRGRQVAVLVDGVLTAGEHRVAWDGTADDGRRLAPGVYVARLTGAVGHAVTKLTLLR; this is encoded by the coding sequence ATGCACACGCTCTCCCGTTTTATCCTCCTCTTCCTCGGGCTCTCGACAGGGTTCGCCGCGCCGGCCGCGCACGCGCAGTCGTGGGTGGCCGGGCCCCCGATGCCGACGCCACGCGCGGAGGCCGCCGTCTCGGTCCTCGGCGGCGATCTCTACGTCATCGGCGGGCGCAACGTGGCGGGCACGCCCCTCGGCCGCGTCGAGCGGTTCGATGGGAGCGAGTGGGAGACAGTGGCTTCGCTGCGGGACGAGCGCTACGCGGCGGCGGCGGCGGCCTACAACGGGCAGATCGTACTGATGGGAGGCTACGAGGACGGCGGGGAGATCACCGACGATGTCGAGGTGTACGTCGTCGGCGAGAACGACTGGGAATCGTTCGAGCACATGGAGCGGGATCGGGCCGGGCATGGGGCGGTCGTGCTGAACGGGTCGGTCTACGCCCTCGGCGGGGTGAGCGGGGGGGGCGGCCCGCAGGCCGGCACCGAGGTCTACGACGGCGACGATTGGTACCTCTACGCCCCTTGGGTCCTCGACCCCCCGCGGGCCTACTTCGGCGTCGCGAACGTGGGCGGGGTGGCGTACCTCGCCGGCGGGCTGAGCCAGTTCGGCCCGCTCGATCTGCTCGAACGGTACGCGGTGGGAGCCGGGGCCGAGGCCCTCGCCCCGTTGCCCTCGCCGCGCGGCGGTCTCGCCCTCGCCGGTACGGACGGCGCGCTCTTCGCCATTGGCGGAGTCGACCCGAGCGGTACCGTGCTCGCGACGGTGACGCGCTACGACATCGCCTCGAACACGTGGACCCCCGTCGCCTCGCTCAACACGGCGCGCGAAGGGGCCGTCGCCGCCGTCATCGACGGGACGATCTACGTCGTCGGCGGACGCGACGCGAACGGGAACGTCCTCGGCACGATGGAGCGCTACCTCCTCTCGGTGGACGACGAGGACGACACAACGCCGACCGCGTTCGACCTCGGCGCCGCGTATCCCAACCCCTTCGCCGGGACGACGACGCTCCCCCTTCGGCTCGACCGGGCGGGCGCCGTCACGCTCACCGTCTACGATGTGCGCGGTCGGCAAGTCGCGGTGCTTGTGGACGGCGTGCTGACGGCGGGCGAGCATCGCGTCGCTTGGGACGGCACGGCCGACGACGGCCGACGGCTGGCGCCCGGCGTGTACGTCGCCCGTCTCACGGGGGCCGTCGGGCACGCCGTCACGAAGCTCACTCTCTTGCGCTGA
- a CDS encoding protein kinase, whose amino-acid sequence MPEPIGGIQPFAELARGRATVVYKGYQRDPGRFVLLKVVRPEGGEDEALIARFEDEARLAARVRHPNVVAVLNAGRDGLGAYLVAEFVEGLDLRALVARGALPAALAAYVLAEAARGLDAVHAEGILHRDLKPANLLVSEDGAVKLTDFGLASLAPSGEEGAPAEVRGTLAYLAPEVVRGDPPGRAADLFALGALLAEMLTGRPAFARDTDGATLDAVLHHDSAAALIVDPRIPTALADLAGRLLAKDPQHRPQTASALLDALGPIRTQHPADAADLAAFLRDPSSYVPPQPVAELPAESPAEPSAVPAQPVVVERVEAPRRRMWWGVAAGVLAAAALGLATVLTGPLSRDDASQEVSPPAPIVAAVPDSADADVPPLPDEASIAPDGTLARDEAEQAASSPADVLPDAIPEAGVLNPAVAQETEPVAERSDESLVASTEPNAETTSEPLPGTLRVAAEPWARVRIDGELRGTTPLAALTLPAGTHTVTFENPEFPTHTVRVEVGAGEEERLAVSLWQLVGRVELVVSPWAEVAVDGRVWDTVPPQQRPLILTPGEHRLTFTHPALGTREISLRIAAGESRTLRVNLAEGRP is encoded by the coding sequence ATGCCCGAACCGATCGGCGGCATCCAGCCGTTTGCCGAGCTCGCGCGCGGCCGGGCGACAGTCGTCTACAAGGGCTATCAGCGTGATCCGGGCCGGTTCGTCCTGCTGAAAGTCGTGCGGCCGGAGGGAGGCGAGGACGAGGCCCTCATCGCGCGGTTCGAGGACGAGGCGCGGCTCGCGGCGCGGGTTCGCCACCCCAACGTCGTCGCCGTGCTCAATGCGGGGCGGGACGGGCTCGGGGCGTACCTCGTGGCCGAGTTCGTCGAGGGGCTCGATCTGCGGGCGCTCGTCGCGCGCGGTGCCCTCCCGGCGGCGCTTGCGGCGTACGTGCTCGCAGAGGCGGCGCGCGGGCTCGACGCCGTCCACGCTGAGGGCATCCTCCACCGCGACCTCAAGCCCGCCAACCTCCTCGTCTCGGAGGACGGCGCGGTGAAGCTGACCGACTTCGGGCTGGCCTCGCTCGCGCCGTCGGGGGAGGAGGGCGCCCCGGCCGAGGTGCGCGGGACGCTCGCTTACCTCGCGCCCGAAGTCGTGCGCGGCGATCCGCCCGGCCGCGCTGCCGACCTCTTCGCTCTTGGCGCACTCCTCGCCGAGATGCTCACCGGCCGCCCCGCCTTCGCCCGCGACACCGACGGCGCCACGCTCGACGCCGTCCTGCACCACGATTCCGCGGCGGCTCTCATCGTCGATCCCCGCATCCCGACGGCGCTCGCCGACCTCGCGGGACGGTTGCTCGCCAAAGACCCGCAGCACCGACCACAGACCGCGTCCGCCTTGCTCGACGCGCTCGGGCCGATCCGCACGCAACACCCTGCCGACGCGGCCGACCTCGCCGCGTTTCTCCGCGACCCGAGCAGCTACGTCCCGCCGCAACCAGTCGCGGAACTGCCCGCTGAGTCACCTGCTGAGCCATCGGCTGTGCCGGCTCAGCCTGTCGTTGTGGAGCGCGTCGAGGCGCCGCGTCGCCGCATGTGGTGGGGCGTGGCCGCCGGCGTGCTCGCGGCGGCCGCGCTCGGCCTCGCGACGGTGCTCACGGGCCCGCTGTCGCGCGACGACGCATCGCAGGAGGTGTCGCCTCCGGCTCCCATCGTGGCGGCGGTGCCCGACTCAGCGGACGCCGACGTACCTCCGCTGCCGGATGAGGCGTCGATAGCCCCCGACGGAACGCTGGCGAGGGACGAGGCCGAGCAGGCCGCCTCGTCGCCCGCCGACGTGCTACCCGACGCGATCCCCGAAGCCGGCGTTCTCAATCCCGCCGTCGCGCAGGAGACGGAGCCCGTCGCTGAGCGCTCGGATGAATCGCTCGTCGCTTCCACGGAGCCGAACGCCGAGACCACGTCCGAGCCGCTCCCCGGCACCCTTCGCGTGGCGGCCGAGCCGTGGGCCCGCGTCCGCATCGACGGCGAGCTACGGGGGACAACGCCCCTCGCGGCGCTCACGCTCCCGGCGGGGACGCACACGGTGACGTTCGAGAACCCCGAGTTTCCGACGCACACGGTTCGCGTGGAGGTCGGTGCGGGGGAGGAGGAGCGGCTGGCTGTCTCGCTATGGCAACTCGTGGGGCGGGTGGAACTCGTCGTGAGCCCGTGGGCGGAGGTCGCGGTGGACGGGCGCGTGTGGGACACGGTGCCGCCGCAGCAGCGCCCGCTCATCCTCACGCCGGGCGAGCACCGGCTGACGTTTACACACCCCGCGCTCGGGACGCGGGAGATCTCGCTGCGGATCGCGGCGGGCGAGTCGCGGACGCTGCGGGTGAACCTCGCGGAGGGCCGCCCGTAG
- a CDS encoding sigma-54-dependent Fis family transcriptional regulator has protein sequence MPSSAPPADRPPAPSGAQTSLEALSEIAALINSMQEPDALLETVLEIAMQTLEAERGFVLLEDADGAESGTSPFAVGASRNFTDDQLDGVKALSTSVVDEVLRTGEPVLVYEAATDERYSASESVVLQKIQSIACVPLRLRSRQIGAIYLDSVTQRGRFTRDNLPFLKAFAHQAAVAIENAHRVQTLREENRHLRQEVQRVHGFDEIIGQSPRMREVFETVGRVLDTDATVLVEGESGTGKELIARAIHYNGDRKAKPFVAIFCGALPDDLLESELFGHRKGAFTGATADKKGLFETADGGTIFLDEVGDLSTKLQTALLRVLQLGEIKRVGDTEVRRVDVRVLAATNRSLPVLIKDGEFREDLYYRLNTIQIELPPLRHRHGDLPLLAHHFLDQFATGSRARIRGFTPEALDALKRHRWPGNVRELENTVERAVVLARGEMIEKDDLRLPESEPAETVFEPGLPLKEVERRVVERALEEYDGNVSATARALDVSRRWLHYKLKEWREE, from the coding sequence ATGCCTTCTTCCGCTCCTCCGGCCGACCGTCCGCCTGCACCCAGCGGGGCACAGACCTCGCTCGAAGCGCTCTCCGAGATCGCCGCGCTCATCAACTCCATGCAGGAGCCCGATGCCCTGCTCGAGACCGTCCTCGAGATTGCGATGCAGACGCTGGAGGCCGAGCGCGGCTTCGTGCTCCTCGAAGACGCGGACGGTGCCGAGAGCGGGACGAGCCCCTTCGCCGTCGGCGCCAGCCGCAACTTCACCGACGACCAACTCGACGGCGTGAAGGCGCTCTCGACGAGCGTCGTGGATGAGGTGCTGCGGACGGGCGAGCCGGTGCTCGTCTACGAGGCCGCCACTGACGAGCGGTACAGCGCCTCCGAGAGCGTCGTGCTCCAAAAGATCCAGTCCATTGCCTGCGTCCCGCTCCGGCTCCGGAGCCGACAGATCGGTGCGATCTACCTCGACTCGGTCACGCAGCGCGGGCGGTTCACGCGCGACAACCTCCCGTTCCTCAAGGCCTTCGCGCACCAGGCCGCCGTTGCCATCGAGAACGCGCACCGCGTGCAGACCCTCCGCGAGGAGAACCGCCACCTCCGGCAAGAGGTGCAGCGCGTCCACGGCTTCGACGAGATCATCGGCCAGAGCCCGCGCATGCGCGAGGTGTTCGAGACCGTCGGCCGCGTGCTCGACACCGACGCGACGGTCCTCGTCGAGGGCGAGAGCGGGACGGGGAAGGAGCTGATCGCCCGCGCCATCCACTACAACGGCGACCGAAAAGCGAAGCCGTTCGTCGCCATTTTCTGCGGCGCGCTCCCCGACGACCTCCTGGAGTCCGAACTCTTCGGCCACCGGAAAGGCGCGTTCACCGGGGCGACGGCCGACAAGAAAGGTCTCTTCGAAACCGCCGATGGCGGGACGATCTTCCTCGACGAGGTGGGCGATCTCAGCACGAAGCTGCAGACGGCGCTCCTCCGCGTCCTCCAACTCGGCGAGATCAAGCGCGTCGGCGACACCGAGGTGCGGCGCGTCGACGTGCGCGTGCTCGCGGCGACGAATCGCTCGCTGCCTGTGCTCATCAAGGACGGCGAGTTCCGCGAGGACCTCTACTACCGCCTCAACACGATCCAGATCGAGCTGCCGCCGCTCCGCCACCGCCACGGCGATCTGCCCCTGCTGGCGCACCACTTCCTCGACCAGTTCGCCACCGGCTCGCGCGCGCGCATCCGAGGCTTCACGCCCGAGGCGCTCGACGCGCTCAAGCGGCATCGGTGGCCGGGCAACGTCCGCGAACTGGAGAACACCGTCGAGCGCGCGGTCGTGCTCGCACGCGGAGAGATGATCGAGAAAGACGACCTCCGGCTCCCGGAGAGCGAGCCCGCCGAGACCGTGTTCGAGCCCGGCCTCCCGCTGAAGGAGGTCGAGCGGCGCGTCGTGGAGCGCGCCCTCGAGGAGTACGACGGGAACGTATCGGCGACAGCCCGTGCGCTCGACGTGTCGCGCCGGTGGCTCCACTACAAGCTGAAAGAGTGGCGTGAGGAATAG
- a CDS encoding carboxypeptidase-like regulatory domain-containing protein yields MLPRFRLLLVLAAVLGLAAGSGCGDAARTNPLDPLSDDFRDEGTVSGRVTGLYPPFPGRADIRVRLVPIGAAGRPELATRTDADGQFALGGVPTGPYAVVAEREGFREASDTVAVAPGAAAETTIRLDALPVVTEQSLRTVHIVRWVPDEPVFQLEVEAMADDPDRPEDIDGAALVVPDLGFSAELTRTGDRFTATLGADDLPAPGVEALLGQTLRIEVRDASGNASLGPPMSLVRIIELSPQTLSPQGFVFIETNTPTLVWRPAQLPFAFTYRVDLFLVDAAGIPNLIEAETHRDLDPSVTSVPVTTELEPGDYYWTVWVVDAFGNRSRSREAGFRVP; encoded by the coding sequence TTGCTCCCTCGGTTCCGACTCCTCCTCGTGCTCGCCGCCGTGCTCGGCCTCGCCGCCGGGTCGGGCTGCGGGGACGCCGCTCGCACGAATCCGCTCGATCCGCTCTCGGACGATTTCCGGGATGAGGGGACGGTGTCGGGGCGGGTTACGGGGCTCTATCCGCCGTTCCCGGGCCGGGCCGACATCCGCGTGCGCCTCGTGCCCATCGGCGCGGCGGGGCGTCCAGAGCTGGCGACGCGGACCGACGCCGACGGGCAGTTCGCCCTCGGCGGGGTGCCGACGGGGCCCTACGCTGTCGTCGCAGAGCGGGAGGGGTTTCGTGAAGCGTCCGACACCGTCGCCGTCGCGCCCGGCGCGGCGGCCGAGACGACGATCCGGCTCGACGCGCTCCCCGTCGTGACTGAGCAAAGCCTGCGCACCGTGCACATCGTGCGCTGGGTGCCGGACGAGCCCGTCTTCCAGCTCGAGGTCGAAGCGATGGCCGACGACCCGGACCGGCCTGAAGACATCGACGGGGCCGCGCTCGTCGTCCCGGACCTCGGCTTCTCCGCCGAGCTGACGCGGACAGGGGACCGGTTCACTGCCACACTCGGTGCGGACGACCTGCCGGCGCCCGGCGTCGAGGCCCTGCTCGGGCAAACCCTGCGCATCGAGGTCCGCGACGCCTCCGGCAACGCGAGCCTCGGCCCGCCGATGAGCCTCGTCCGCATCATCGAGCTCTCGCCGCAGACGCTGAGCCCGCAGGGGTTCGTGTTCATCGAGACGAACACGCCGACGCTCGTGTGGCGGCCGGCGCAACTCCCGTTTGCGTTCACGTACCGCGTGGACCTGTTCCTCGTCGACGCCGCCGGCATTCCGAACCTCATCGAGGCCGAGACACACCGCGACCTCGATCCGAGCGTGACGTCGGTGCCCGTCACGACAGAGCTGGAGCCGGGCGACTACTACTGGACGGTCTGGGTGGTCGACGCCTTCGGCAACCGGAGTCGGTCGCGCGAGGCCGGGTTCCGTGTGCCCTAG
- a CDS encoding tetratricopeptide repeat protein, which translates to MKKLTSNPTLVLLAAGFGLFAVLAFAQKSASPEPSSSPLRAVAEVAPPPSADNVDPSFHARLMALREQLTTTPDDTTALLQAARLEQDAHQLPAAAEHYERYLALRPQAHQVWLDLANVLAGDGRWDEAQRASESMLEHYPDDPSAMYNLGAIHANQGRPDEARRWWTSVQGGADASLAERATSSLGQLAGVATASTNPRPATSGASRANPHAALPMQPVVARRVSGLGAE; encoded by the coding sequence ATGAAAAAGCTTACGTCCAATCCGACCCTCGTGCTGCTCGCCGCAGGCTTCGGCCTGTTCGCCGTGCTCGCGTTCGCGCAGAAGTCTGCGTCGCCCGAACCGTCGTCGTCTCCCCTGCGAGCCGTGGCGGAGGTCGCCCCACCGCCGTCGGCGGACAACGTGGACCCGAGCTTCCACGCCCGGCTGATGGCGCTGCGCGAGCAGCTCACGACGACGCCGGACGACACGACCGCGCTGCTGCAGGCCGCGCGGCTCGAACAGGACGCCCACCAGCTCCCCGCCGCCGCCGAGCACTACGAGCGCTACCTCGCCCTCCGCCCGCAGGCGCATCAGGTCTGGCTCGACCTCGCGAACGTGCTCGCCGGGGACGGCCGCTGGGACGAGGCTCAGCGCGCCTCCGAGTCGATGCTGGAGCACTACCCCGACGATCCTTCGGCGATGTACAACCTCGGCGCGATCCACGCGAATCAGGGCCGCCCCGACGAGGCTCGCCGGTGGTGGACGTCTGTTCAGGGCGGTGCCGACGCCTCGCTCGCTGAGCGGGCGACGAGTTCGCTCGGCCAGCTCGCCGGAGTCGCCACTGCCTCGACGAATCCTCGCCCCGCGACGTCGGGCGCGTCGCGCGCCAATCCTCATGCTGCGCTGCCGATGCAGCCGGTCGTCGCACGCCGCGTGAGCGGGCTCGGCGCGGAGTGA
- a CDS encoding cytochrome c3 family protein, producing the protein MVLLALCGGPAQAQLIAPGKLTAAHARFEGLSNCTNCHALGQRGIEPQKCLACHTPLRARIRRDEGFHATVDRDCGTCHKDHFGRDFDPVRFDTDAFDHRKTGYPLLGEHAGADCQSCHQPQFITAADVRAFKLAAGRLDETYLGLADDCATCHRRENPHGSDFSVDCQSCHTPRGWEQVSDFDHTSTGFALIGQHRTLDCTSCHGQTASGTIQFADAEPACASCHRPDSPHGTQFRGQDCATCHTAQTWDEAPNFNHARADFPLTGRHLRVACSSCHATSGGRTQFEGVAHETCQSCHEDQHDGTLGSDCATCHTTAGWQQMGRTFADDRFDHAAATGFALVGAHAEAACAACHATRGDDPDFHITFAGDPRGASFPPVVADDCLSCHTDYHDGAFADLPGGPLCASCHEQDDWLPTSFGIERHNAETGFALEGGHLATPCFACHGGQDEPAHFEFVTTACEGCHADENPHEDQFADETGATVCGNCHTPSQWDLADFDHATTGFALTGRHDALDCQSCHTPTTSSDGRTVHAFTGLDPECATCHADDDPHQGQFADASCATCHDTQAFTIAAFDHEQTDFPLAGAHEAVACGSCHRTEAAPDGTPFVRFQPLGTDCADCHGGDG; encoded by the coding sequence GTGGTCCTGCTCGCGTTGTGCGGCGGGCCGGCGCAGGCGCAGCTCATCGCGCCGGGCAAGCTGACCGCCGCGCACGCCCGCTTCGAGGGCCTCTCGAACTGCACGAACTGCCACGCCCTCGGCCAGCGCGGGATCGAGCCGCAGAAATGTCTCGCCTGCCACACGCCCCTGCGGGCGCGCATCCGCCGCGACGAGGGCTTCCACGCCACCGTCGACCGCGACTGCGGGACGTGCCACAAAGACCACTTCGGCCGCGACTTCGACCCCGTCCGCTTCGACACCGACGCCTTCGACCACCGCAAAACAGGCTACCCGCTCCTCGGCGAGCACGCGGGCGCAGACTGCCAGAGCTGCCACCAGCCCCAGTTCATCACCGCCGCCGACGTGCGCGCGTTCAAGCTCGCCGCCGGACGGCTCGACGAGACGTACCTCGGCCTCGCCGACGACTGCGCGACGTGCCACCGCCGCGAGAACCCGCACGGATCAGATTTCAGCGTCGACTGCCAGTCCTGCCACACCCCACGCGGGTGGGAGCAGGTCAGCGACTTCGACCACACCTCGACCGGCTTCGCGCTCATCGGCCAGCACCGCACGCTCGATTGCACGTCGTGCCACGGCCAGACGGCGAGCGGGACGATCCAATTCGCCGACGCCGAGCCCGCGTGTGCGAGCTGCCACCGTCCCGATAGCCCCCATGGCACGCAGTTCCGCGGCCAGGACTGCGCGACCTGCCACACCGCGCAGACGTGGGACGAGGCCCCGAACTTCAACCACGCCCGCGCCGACTTCCCGCTCACCGGCCGGCATCTCCGCGTCGCCTGTTCCAGTTGTCACGCCACCTCCGGCGGGCGGACGCAGTTCGAGGGCGTCGCCCACGAGACGTGCCAGTCGTGCCACGAGGACCAGCACGACGGCACGCTCGGCAGCGACTGCGCGACGTGCCACACCACGGCCGGGTGGCAGCAGATGGGCCGCACCTTCGCCGACGACCGCTTCGACCACGCCGCCGCGACGGGCTTCGCACTCGTCGGTGCCCACGCCGAGGCCGCGTGTGCCGCCTGCCACGCCACGCGGGGCGACGACCCCGACTTCCACATCACGTTCGCGGGCGACCCACGCGGTGCGAGCTTCCCCCCCGTCGTCGCCGACGACTGCCTGAGCTGCCACACCGACTACCACGACGGCGCGTTCGCCGACCTCCCCGGCGGGCCGCTCTGCGCGAGCTGCCACGAGCAGGACGACTGGCTCCCGACCTCGTTCGGCATCGAGCGCCACAACGCCGAGACCGGCTTCGCCCTCGAAGGCGGGCACCTCGCCACGCCGTGCTTCGCCTGCCACGGCGGGCAGGACGAGCCGGCGCACTTCGAGTTCGTGACGACGGCCTGCGAAGGCTGCCACGCCGACGAGAACCCGCACGAGGATCAGTTCGCCGACGAGACCGGCGCGACCGTCTGCGGCAACTGCCACACCCCGAGCCAGTGGGACCTCGCCGACTTCGACCACGCCACGACCGGCTTCGCCCTCACTGGCCGCCACGACGCGCTCGACTGCCAGTCCTGCCACACGCCGACGACCTCCAGCGACGGCCGCACCGTCCACGCCTTCACCGGCCTCGACCCCGAATGTGCGACGTGCCACGCCGACGACGACCCGCACCAGGGCCAGTTCGCCGACGCCTCGTGCGCGACGTGCCACGACACGCAGGCGTTTACGATTGCCGCCTTCGACCACGAGCAGACCGACTTCCCTCTTGCCGGGGCGCACGAGGCCGTCGCGTGCGGATCGTGCCACCGCACCGAAGCTGCGCCTGACGGGACGCCGTTCGTCCGGTTCCAACCCCTCGGCACCGACTGCGCCGACTGCCACGGAGGGGACGGATGA
- a CDS encoding NAD(P)-binding domain-containing protein produces the protein MDLLIILAVAFVLTAVAVVPFLRKRRGHERRAERAEQKAEEYGLHVPASLHPVVDLSKCLGCGACTAVCPEGDVLGLIGGQAQPIQPARCVGHGLCQRSCPTDAISLVFGTAERGVDIPRIQGNFETNVPGLYIVGELGGMGLVRNAFEQGRQCIEGIVAEKRAKPDGALDVLIVGSGPAGLSASVNAAHHGLDFVTVDKEPDLGGTVRHYPRRKLVMTSPITVPGYGKIDAREIQKEDLVSRWNDLAEHAGLTINTGETVSAITPTDGDCFTVETNARSYHTRRVVLAIGRRGIPRKLGIPGEEGDHVYYSLAEPEHFAGQRVVIVGGGDSAVEAAMMLADVGATVRLSYRKSTLSRIKPGNHDRIEAAIADGRVEPLWETELARIEPDAVVYTDADGNEHTLPNDEVFIFIGGELPKKFLEACGIKMDTKFGRP, from the coding sequence ATGGACCTCCTCATCATCCTCGCTGTCGCGTTCGTGCTCACCGCTGTGGCGGTGGTGCCGTTCTTGCGGAAGCGTCGGGGGCACGAGCGCCGCGCCGAGCGGGCCGAGCAGAAGGCCGAGGAGTACGGGCTCCACGTCCCCGCCTCACTCCACCCCGTCGTCGACCTCTCGAAGTGCCTCGGGTGCGGGGCCTGCACCGCCGTCTGTCCCGAGGGCGACGTGCTCGGCCTCATCGGCGGGCAGGCGCAGCCGATCCAGCCCGCGCGATGCGTCGGCCACGGCCTCTGCCAGCGCTCCTGCCCCACCGACGCCATCTCGCTCGTCTTCGGGACCGCCGAGCGCGGTGTCGACATCCCGCGCATCCAGGGCAACTTCGAGACGAACGTGCCCGGCCTCTACATCGTCGGCGAGCTCGGCGGGATGGGGCTTGTGCGCAACGCCTTCGAGCAGGGGCGGCAGTGCATCGAGGGCATCGTCGCCGAGAAACGAGCGAAGCCGGACGGCGCGCTCGACGTGCTCATCGTCGGGAGCGGGCCGGCGGGGCTCTCGGCCTCCGTCAACGCCGCGCACCACGGGCTCGACTTCGTCACCGTCGACAAGGAGCCCGACCTCGGCGGGACCGTCCGCCATTACCCGCGCCGCAAGCTCGTGATGACGAGCCCGATCACGGTCCCCGGCTACGGCAAGATCGACGCGCGGGAGATCCAGAAAGAAGACCTCGTGTCGCGGTGGAACGACCTCGCCGAACACGCCGGGCTGACGATCAACACGGGCGAGACCGTCTCCGCCATCACCCCGACCGACGGCGATTGCTTCACGGTCGAGACGAACGCGCGGTCGTACCACACGCGGCGCGTCGTGCTCGCGATCGGGCGGCGCGGCATCCCCCGGAAGCTCGGGATTCCCGGCGAGGAGGGCGACCACGTCTACTACAGCCTCGCCGAGCCCGAGCACTTCGCCGGGCAGCGCGTCGTGATCGTCGGCGGCGGCGACTCGGCCGTCGAGGCGGCGATGATGCTCGCCGACGTGGGGGCGACGGTCCGCCTCTCGTACCGCAAGTCCACCCTCTCGCGCATCAAGCCCGGCAACCACGACCGCATCGAAGCCGCGATTGCTGACGGCCGCGTCGAGCCGCTGTGGGAGACGGAGCTCGCGCGGATCGAGCCCGACGCCGTCGTCTACACCGACGCCGACGGGAACGAGCACACGCTCCCGAACGACGAGGTCTTCATCTTCATCGGCGGCGAGCTTCCGAAGAAGTTTCTCGAAGCGTGCGGGATCAAGATGGACACGAAGTTCGGCCGCCCCTGA
- a CDS encoding DUF411 domain-containing protein, with protein sequence MRALRLPVLLSAVVLLALSGCRSEAQTPTVTVYKSPTCGCCVLWADHMTASGFTVESVDVASMDDVKARLGVPNTLASCHTAVVGDYVVEGHVPAEDVERLLAEQPDAAGLAVPGMPIGSPGMEVEGRPADSYDVFLFTRDGRASVFSHH encoded by the coding sequence ATGCGCGCGCTCCGTCTCCCCGTCCTCCTCTCCGCCGTCGTGCTCCTCGCCCTCTCGGGCTGCCGCAGCGAGGCCCAGACGCCGACGGTGACCGTCTACAAATCGCCGACGTGCGGGTGCTGCGTGCTGTGGGCCGACCACATGACCGCGTCCGGCTTCACCGTCGAAAGCGTCGACGTGGCGAGCATGGACGACGTGAAGGCCCGCCTCGGCGTGCCGAACACGCTCGCCTCCTGCCACACCGCCGTCGTCGGCGACTACGTGGTCGAGGGCCACGTCCCGGCCGAGGACGTGGAGCGCTTGCTAGCCGAGCAGCCCGACGCCGCCGGCCTCGCCGTGCCGGGGATGCCGATTGGCTCGCCGGGGATGGAGGTCGAGGGCCGACCGGCCGACAGCTACGACGTGTTCCTCTTCACACGGGACGGCCGCGCGAGCGTGTTCTCGCACCACTGA
- a CDS encoding tetratricopeptide repeat protein produces the protein MNRILLLATAAALTCSATATAQHADSLNGAAKVLLEREDYVAAVPALREAAEAGHPEAQYNLGWALIEGAGTVADPVEANRWLRSAAEQGWVDAQFKLGYSYALGRGTEQNMTKAFRWFETAAENGDAEAQFFIIGMLMEGQGVEVDLGRALEWAERLAVQETPEDLRISGTITNARLNLARMYLNGERGVERDPLEAYMWLLIANENKIDLSVLVQQQMIRDVQALQEELESAEQEQARQEAVTMLGRPLTNLVNLHEQEI, from the coding sequence ATGAACAGGATTCTGCTGCTCGCCACCGCCGCCGCGCTCACCTGCTCCGCTACCGCTACGGCGCAGCATGCAGACTCGCTCAACGGCGCCGCAAAGGTGCTGCTTGAGCGAGAAGACTACGTGGCTGCTGTGCCCGCTCTTCGGGAGGCAGCAGAAGCCGGACATCCTGAAGCTCAGTACAACCTCGGGTGGGCACTGATCGAGGGCGCTGGTACTGTCGCCGATCCGGTTGAGGCGAACCGATGGTTGCGGAGCGCGGCGGAGCAAGGGTGGGTAGACGCGCAGTTCAAGCTCGGCTACAGCTACGCGCTCGGCCGAGGTACAGAGCAGAACATGACCAAAGCGTTCCGGTGGTTCGAGACGGCAGCGGAGAACGGCGATGCCGAGGCACAGTTCTTCATCATTGGCATGCTGATGGAAGGTCAGGGCGTGGAGGTGGACCTCGGCCGAGCGCTGGAGTGGGCCGAGCGTTTAGCCGTACAGGAGACCCCGGAGGATCTCCGTATCAGCGGAACTATCACTAACGCCCGCCTGAACCTCGCCCGGATGTATCTCAATGGCGAGCGCGGCGTGGAGCGCGACCCGTTGGAGGCTTACATGTGGCTGCTCATTGCAAACGAGAACAAGATTGACCTCTCGGTGCTGGTCCAGCAGCAGATGATCCGGGATGTCCAAGCGCTGCAAGAAGAACTAGAGTCTGCAGAGCAGGAGCAGGCTCGACAAGAAGCAGTAACCATGCTCGGGCGACCCCTCACCAACCTCGTCAACCTACACGAACAGGAGATATAA